CAATAATCCCAATAGTGCTATACGTGCAGTGTAACTTGGACTTGAATATAGTGAAAACCATGCAGTGTTGTATAATTTTTTAAAGTTTTTAAATTTACTTGATGTTAAAATAACATCCTTACTGTCCCCGGAAAACAGATTTGACCGGCTGGCACCGTTATCTGCAAGCAGTCCGTTACCGTCGGAAATTCTTTGTTCAAGTATTTCAATATCATTTAAAGAAGAACATTGCATAATTTTATTGTTATTTTCTTTTTCAACCCATCTGAAGGCCACAAAATCCTGATTATTTCCATGTAAAATTCCCGCCTGACTTGCTCCGGTCTGAGAAGACAGATCAGTAATCCACGGTTTAAGATTATGGGTTTTTGATTCGATGAGTTTTTTTACATTGCTCATACGGCCTTTTTCAATAGCTTTTAGGAGCATTTCATGTGAGAGTCCGTCAATTTCAATAATTATAACGCCGGGATAATTTTTAACATCCTGTTTTCTTTTCTTTTTTGCATCCCTTAAAACAACCCTATAATATGAAGCATCATCATCAACAGTCAGAATTGCTGTTAATAATGTATTGACGGCAGTTAATACAAAAGCTACAACTAAAAATCCGAAACCTTCAAGTTTAATATAAAACATCGGTGCAAAAAACTCTATTATAAAAGCATTCAGTATGAATGTGGCAAATCCGAATGTCAGCAATATGAAAGGAAGGAATAATCTGGTGATAATCGGCCACAAAATAGCATTGACTAAACTGAAAAATAAAACAAAAAGAAGAATATCATCAAGATATTCGATTTCTACGCCTAAACCAAGCATACTGACTATGTACATGGCGATTACATTTGCAAAAAATAATATAAGAGTCCTTTTAATCGAGATATTTCGAGGCGGTTTTTCACTAATTCTTTCCATATAAGATAATTTATGCATTAATGTTAAAAAATATTTCTTATTTAACTGAAATTATTTTCACATAATTGCATGTTGTATAATTCCTGCAAATGCAACAGCATTCATGCGCTACAATCAGTCCAGGAGTTTAACTTCACCTGAATGAAGACTTGTGCCTATCAGCACCTTTTTTATTCCGAGAGATTCCAGTTCAGCTAGAGAATTCCTGTTCAATCCCCCGGCAATAATCAGTTTATCCTTTAAATCCTCAAACTCTTTTAAAAGTTCTTCATTGTAACCTTTTTGGGTACCGACACCAGTAATGTCTAAAAGAATAATATCACTCGGATCAAGTTCCTTTAGGATTTCCTTAAATTCAGAGAGATTCAAATCAAGGTTTTTTGCAAGAAGTTCATTGTTTTTAACGTCAACGCTTACGACAATTCGCTCTTTTGGAAATTTGTCAAATATCTTTTTCATCTCTTCAATGCTTTCAAGGGTTTCTGTTGGAACGATTACCCGGTATGCATAATCCAGGAAGAATTCGAAAGCTTCACAGTTTTTCACGCCTCCGTCGAAAAGAACAGGCAAAATTGTATTTACCATTTTGATATCGTTGATGTTGTGGCCTTCAGATTCAATCAAATCCAAATCTGCAATGTACATCTCATCGGCACCGTTCAGCTTAAGACCCTGAGCTATTTCAACGGGATTGGCTGACGGAGCGAAAACTGTCTGAAGCGGAGTGTATGTATCCCTCATTCCTGATTTACCGCTTACGGCCTGACCCTGTTTTAAATCTATTACCGGAATTTTTTTAATCATATTAAATAATTAGATAAAAGAAGTATTAAAAACTTAAGGAGGTGAGAGAAACTGAAGTGTTTTTCAGTCCCCTCTCAGAGTAAATAAAAATAATGATCAATTTTGATTAATAACAAATATGTTATGAACCGTTATTTATTATTTTTAATAACATAGTATTTAAATGTTACTGAAATTTAGAAAAATTAAAGTAAACTTGAATATATAATTTTTAAAAATAATCATAGATAATAAACACGTTTAAAAATTTAAATTAGAAAAATAAACAAATACATATTAATTAATAAAAATCATAAAACGCCCTATTTTTAGGCATTTAAAAATTTTAAAATTTAATAAAATTTGCTTGATAAAGTTCATTTGAAAAAAGTAAGTTTGAAATAACTGAAAAAATGAAATTAAAACAAATCGCCAATAATAGGCCAAAATATTGATGTAATAGCCATTAATCAAAAAATTTAAAATAAAAAATTATTCTCTGAAATTTTCATCAATATATGAATCGAACTTCAGATAAGCCTCGTCAATGGCATTCATGATTTGGTCCTGGTTTATTTCGGAAAGCTCATCGAAAAGAACGCCTACATCAACATCAACGTCGAGCTGTTCGTTTTCATAATTGAGTGTAATGTCCAAATCAAGGTCTTCAACTTCCTTTGTTGAAATGTTTTTGGAAACTTCCTTTTCAAGAATTTCACCAAAATCATCGGAAATTTTAGAAAGATCATCTGGAGACAGTTTTTTAAGTTTTGACATAGTAATCTATAAAAAAAGTAAAAAAGTATTAAGCCTATTGGCCCATACCTTGCATTGCATTTTGGATAGTGGATTGCA
Above is a window of uncultured Methanobrevibacter sp. DNA encoding:
- a CDS encoding HisA/HisF family protein, encoding MIKKIPVIDLKQGQAVSGKSGMRDTYTPLQTVFAPSANPVEIAQGLKLNGADEMYIADLDLIESEGHNINDIKMVNTILPVLFDGGVKNCEAFEFFLDYAYRVIVPTETLESIEEMKKIFDKFPKERIVVSVDVKNNELLAKNLDLNLSEFKEILKELDPSDIILLDITGVGTQKGYNEELLKEFEDLKDKLIIAGGLNRNSLAELESLGIKKVLIGTSLHSGEVKLLD
- a CDS encoding DUF3194 domain-containing protein, whose amino-acid sequence is MSKLKKLSPDDLSKISDDFGEILEKEVSKNISTKEVEDLDLDITLNYENEQLDVDVDVGVLFDELSEINQDQIMNAIDEAYLKFDSYIDENFRE